AAACAAGTGATACTGTTAGGATTAAGACTGAGAACATGGCGAGTCTATTAAGTATTGAGATTGTTGTAGATTTGCATATAATCATGTCTAGATAGCAGTGCATTATGAAAGGCaagttttctttatatatatatataccatttttCAGTTGTCTTCGATCTTATATTTACTTGTGTCCCCTCTAATATGTGCTAGATTTTATTAATAACATTGTTAAAACTTGTAGGTGTTGTAGTAGCAGTATTTTCTCTGAAAGAGTCCGTTATAAGTCTCCCCTTGGTTTGTAACAGATATGCTACCGACAGGGTCAAAAGATACTCAACTCCGTGAAAGCAACAGCCAAAAAGTTCACCCTCAACCAATGGAAGACAGCATGAAGCAGAATCCAGAAGCTATGGAAGCTTTTATAtccaaaatatttacaaatatttccTCCCTTAAGTCGGCCTATATTCAGCTCCAAACTGCTCATACTCCTTATGACCCTGAAAAAATTCAAGTTGCTGATAAACTTATAATTTCCGAGCTGAAGAATCTATCCGAACTAAAGCACTTCTACAGAGAAAACAACCCGAAACCAGTGTCTGTTTCTCCTCAGGATTCTCACTTAGCTGCTGAGATTCAAGAGCAGCAGAGCCTGCTGAGAACCTATGAAGTTATGGTAAAGAAGTTCCAGTCTGAAATTCAGAATAAGGATTCGGAGATTCGTCAGTTGCAGCAGCAAATTGAAGAGGCAAATCAGAAGAGAGTGAAGCTAGAAAAGAACCTAAAGCTTAGGGGGTTGTCTATGAAGGAATCTGAAGGCTCGGGGGAAGCAAACGGATTCTTCCCTGCGGATTTGACCCCTGAGCTCTTTGTATCAGCCGTTGAATCTGCTTTCAAAGCTATTCATGATTTTTCTAAACCATTGATCAACATGATGAAAGCTGCTGGCTGGGACCTTGATGCTGCCGCTGACTCGATTGAACCCAATGTTGTATATGCCAAGAGAGCTcataaaaaatatgcatttgAGTCCCATATTTGCCAGAGAATGTTCAGTGGGTTTCAAGTGGAgaatttctcaattaatttaGATAATCTTACAGTCAATAAAGAGAGCTTCTTCCACCAATACCTGGCTCTGAGGGAGATGGATCCGTTGGACGTGCTAGGCCAGAATCCTGATTCCGTATTCGGTAAATTCTGCAGGAGCAAGTACCCTGTGGTCGTCCATCCAAAGATGGAAACTTCATTCTTCGGAAACTTGGACCAGCGGAATTATGTAATCAGAGGTGGGCATCCGCGGACTCCATTTTACCAAGCCTTTCTAAAATTAGCCAAGTCTATATGGCTTTTGCATAGGCTAGCTTGTTCATTCGATCCTAACGTGAAGATCTTCCAAGTTAAAAGGGGAAGTGAATATTCAGAGGTTTATATGGCAAGTGTAGTGAACAACTTGATAATGGATGAAACTGATGAGAAGCCTAAAGTTGGGCTAATGGTCATGCCTGGCTTTTGGATTGGCAGCATCGTCATTCGGAGCCGAGTTTATCTTTCAGGAATGAAGGTTAATGAGTAATTACAAGCTCTATGCCAAATCTTTGTTCCAGTACGTAACATGTATTAAGCGTGTGCAGTTTTCCTTTATAATGTGTTGTTATTGCTCTCTACTTCTGTAATTGTATCACTAGTAGCTCTTTGTTTCTCTATCAATCGAACCATGTAATGTCATGATCCATGAGTATTCAGTTAATTGAATCAATCCGCATTTAGTCAAAGGATCATGTTTGAGTGAGGGCAAATTATCTTAATCCGATAAACGCTACAGATTTAATAATCTAGAAAATATATGATTCAGGATAATTGA
The Gossypium raimondii isolate GPD5lz chromosome 8, ASM2569854v1, whole genome shotgun sequence DNA segment above includes these coding regions:
- the LOC105791657 gene encoding protein GRAVITROPIC IN THE LIGHT 1 isoform X1, which codes for MLPTGSKDTQLRESNSQKVHPQPMEDSMKQNPEAMEAFISKIFTNISSLKSAYIQLQTAHTPYDPEKIQVADKLIISELKNLSELKHFYRENNPKPVSVSPQDSHLAAEIQEQQSLLRTYEVMVKKFQSEIQNKDSEIRQLQQQIEEANQKRVKLEKNLKLRGLSMKESEGSGEANGFFPADLTPELFVSAVESAFKAIHDFSKPLINMMKAAGWDLDAAADSIEPNVVYAKRAHKKYAFESHICQRMFSGFQVENFSINLDNLTVNKESFFHQYLALREMDPLDVLGQNPDSVFGKFCRSKYPVVVHPKMETSFFGNLDQRNYVIRGGHPRTPFYQAFLKLAKSIWLLHRLACSFDPNVKIFQVKRGSEYSEVYMASVVNNLIMDETDEKPKVGLMVMPGFWIGSIVIRSRVYLSGMKVNE
- the LOC105791657 gene encoding protein GRAVITROPIC IN THE LIGHT 1 isoform X2 — protein: MEDSMKQNPEAMEAFISKIFTNISSLKSAYIQLQTAHTPYDPEKIQVADKLIISELKNLSELKHFYRENNPKPVSVSPQDSHLAAEIQEQQSLLRTYEVMVKKFQSEIQNKDSEIRQLQQQIEEANQKRVKLEKNLKLRGLSMKESEGSGEANGFFPADLTPELFVSAVESAFKAIHDFSKPLINMMKAAGWDLDAAADSIEPNVVYAKRAHKKYAFESHICQRMFSGFQVENFSINLDNLTVNKESFFHQYLALREMDPLDVLGQNPDSVFGKFCRSKYPVVVHPKMETSFFGNLDQRNYVIRGGHPRTPFYQAFLKLAKSIWLLHRLACSFDPNVKIFQVKRGSEYSEVYMASVVNNLIMDETDEKPKVGLMVMPGFWIGSIVIRSRVYLSGMKVNE